In the genome of Sphingomonas naphthae, one region contains:
- a CDS encoding TatD family hydrolase, producing the protein MLVDSHCHLIYPGLVEDQAGALDRARARGVGTMLNISTREKEWPEVVAVAEREADVWASIGIHPHEADQHPDVDTAKLVAAAAHPRVVAIGETGLDYYYDKSDRDQQRTSFRAHIVAARETGLPLIVHTRDAEADTAEILADEMGKGAYPGVIHCFTASADFAAKALDLGLYISISGIVTFKNAKDLQATAATIPADRLLIETDSPFLAPVPHRGKPCEPGFVADTARFLADLRGVPVEQLAETTAANFFTLFTKAHRP; encoded by the coding sequence ATGCTGGTCGATAGCCACTGCCACCTGATCTACCCGGGTCTGGTAGAGGATCAGGCCGGTGCGCTCGATCGGGCGCGGGCGCGCGGCGTGGGCACGATGCTCAACATCTCGACCCGCGAGAAGGAATGGCCCGAGGTCGTCGCCGTCGCCGAGCGCGAGGCGGACGTGTGGGCCTCGATCGGCATTCACCCGCATGAGGCCGACCAGCATCCCGATGTGGACACCGCCAAGCTGGTCGCCGCCGCCGCGCACCCGAGGGTCGTGGCGATCGGCGAGACCGGCCTCGATTATTATTACGACAAGTCCGATCGCGACCAGCAGCGCACGAGCTTCCGCGCCCATATCGTCGCCGCGCGCGAGACCGGCCTGCCGCTGATCGTCCATACCCGCGATGCGGAGGCCGACACCGCCGAAATCCTGGCCGACGAGATGGGGAAGGGGGCTTATCCCGGCGTCATCCACTGCTTCACCGCCTCGGCCGATTTCGCCGCCAAGGCACTGGATTTGGGCCTCTATATCTCGATTTCGGGTATCGTGACGTTCAAGAACGCCAAGGATTTGCAAGCCACCGCCGCGACAATCCCGGCGGATCGCCTGCTGATCGAAACCGACAGCCCGTTCCTCGCGCCGGTGCCGCATCGGGGCAAGCCCTGTGAGCCCGGCTTCGTTGCCGACACCGCGCGTTTCCTCGCCGATCTGCGCGGCGTGCCGGTCGAGCAACTGGCGGAAACCACCGCCGCCAACTTCTTCACATTGTTCACGAAAGCGCACCGCCCGTGA
- a CDS encoding MBL fold metallo-hydrolase, producing the protein MKLVILGCGTSSGVPRIGGDWGACDPAEPRNRRSRASIAVESDTTRLLVDTGPDMREQLLANGIGAIDAAIWTHDHADHCHGLDDLRQLFHVRGAPVPAYARAWTLDELRHRFGYVFEGRGGYPATAEARLLEDDAAIGDLRVRVVDQPHGGITSAGIRFDHQGVSIGYSTDFHDLTDAMADLFAGIDLWVVDALRVKPHPTHADLGSTLGWIADLKPKRAILTHMDQSMDYASLVATLPAGIEPGYDGMTVIL; encoded by the coding sequence GTGAAGCTCGTGATCCTCGGCTGCGGCACATCCTCGGGCGTGCCACGGATCGGGGGCGATTGGGGCGCGTGCGATCCCGCCGAGCCGAGGAACCGGCGTAGCCGCGCGTCGATCGCGGTCGAGAGCGACACGACCCGGCTGCTGGTCGATACCGGCCCGGACATGCGCGAGCAGCTGTTGGCCAACGGCATCGGCGCGATCGATGCGGCGATCTGGACGCACGATCATGCCGATCACTGCCACGGACTCGACGATCTGCGCCAGCTCTTCCATGTGCGCGGCGCGCCGGTGCCGGCCTATGCCCGCGCCTGGACGCTCGATGAACTGCGCCACCGCTTCGGCTATGTGTTCGAGGGACGCGGCGGCTACCCAGCGACGGCCGAGGCGCGGCTGCTGGAGGATGATGCGGCCATTGGCGACCTGCGCGTGCGGGTGGTCGATCAGCCCCATGGCGGCATCACATCGGCTGGCATCCGCTTCGACCATCAGGGCGTATCGATCGGATATTCCACCGATTTCCACGATCTGACCGACGCCATGGCCGATCTTTTCGCCGGCATCGATCTGTGGGTGGTCGATGCGCTGCGGGTGAAGCCGCATCCGACCCACGCCGATCTCGGCTCGACGCTCGGCTGGATCGCGGACCTCAAACCCAAGCGCGCGATCCTCACGCATATGGACCAGTCGATGGATTATGCCTCGCTCGTGGCAACGCTGCCCGCCGGGATCGAGCCCGGCTACGACGGCATGACGGTGATCTTGTGA